Proteins from one Leptonema illini DSM 21528 genomic window:
- a CDS encoding tRNA threonylcarbamoyladenosine dehydratase, giving the protein MTEQTTIDDTARGNSAWLERTTLMLKTPDRLSRLRDAAVLVAGVGGVGGVVAELLARAGIGRIRLIDADTVQPSNRNRQIVALSSTEGMKKVDIITRRLLDINPELILDIKDDFIEPETVDDVLTPIEGKTLDFIVDAIDTLACKTALIHKAHENGIRVVSSMGAGAKLDPTMVRIADLSDSRFCPLAKAVRRILRREGLTSGVTVVYSDERPDREAMREERSRNKASIVGTISYMPWVFGSFCAAAVVQALVRDHGGTISALDGSDVVDG; this is encoded by the coding sequence ATGACAGAACAGACCACCATCGACGACACAGCTCGCGGCAATTCCGCCTGGCTTGAACGCACGACTCTCATGCTCAAGACGCCAGATCGCTTGAGTCGTCTTCGCGACGCCGCCGTACTTGTGGCCGGCGTCGGCGGTGTCGGAGGCGTCGTTGCCGAGCTGCTTGCTCGTGCCGGTATCGGACGCATCCGTCTGATCGATGCCGATACGGTGCAGCCGTCGAACCGTAACCGACAGATCGTCGCTCTCAGTTCAACGGAGGGCATGAAGAAGGTAGACATCATTACCCGACGCCTGCTCGATATCAACCCCGAACTCATACTCGACATAAAGGATGACTTCATCGAGCCCGAAACGGTTGATGACGTACTCACGCCGATAGAGGGAAAGACTCTGGACTTCATCGTCGATGCTATCGACACGCTGGCCTGCAAAACGGCGTTAATCCATAAAGCGCATGAGAACGGCATTCGCGTCGTCAGCTCGATGGGAGCGGGAGCGAAGCTTGACCCGACGATGGTGCGCATCGCCGACCTCTCAGATTCGCGCTTCTGTCCGCTTGCAAAGGCGGTGCGACGCATTCTGCGGCGTGAGGGATTAACGTCGGGCGTCACCGTCGTCTATTCCGACGAGCGTCCGGATCGCGAGGCGATGCGTGAAGAAAGATCGCGCAACAAGGCCTCCATCGTCGGCACGATATCGTATATGCCCTGGGTCTTCGGCTCTTTCTGCGCGGCGGCCGTGGTGCAGGCGTTAGTCAGGGATCATGGCGGAACGATCAGCGCGTTAGACGGAAGCGACGTCGTCGACGGCTGA
- a CDS encoding DinB family protein, translated as MLWIIFSGLYRGAVFPILLLMEQEQIQLFTIIRDQSRTLVTGRDEKALLKAVPGLANNMLWIFGHLVRTTDFLILKLSGHAMNFPADLDPYFAKGSSPADWKSSDGLKDRLLAAEEQCQKKVLAFLETADASAFAEPYKTSSGFVLSSVKESLRYNVVHEGIHLGQLQLFNKLVG; from the coding sequence GTGCTGTGGATCATTTTTTCTGGGCTTTACAGGGGCGCCGTCTTTCCGATTCTGCTTCTCATGGAGCAGGAACAGATACAACTTTTTACAATCATTCGCGACCAGAGTCGCACACTCGTTACGGGCAGAGATGAAAAGGCCCTTCTAAAAGCAGTTCCAGGACTTGCCAATAACATGCTCTGGATTTTCGGCCACCTCGTGCGCACGACCGATTTCCTGATCCTCAAGCTCTCGGGGCATGCGATGAACTTCCCGGCCGATCTTGATCCTTATTTTGCGAAAGGCAGCTCGCCGGCGGATTGGAAAAGCTCGGATGGCCTTAAAGATCGTCTGCTCGCCGCCGAAGAACAGTGTCAGAAAAAGGTCCTTGCTTTTCTCGAAACGGCCGATGCCTCTGCCTTTGCAGAGCCTTATAAAACGAGCTCGGGCTTTGTGCTCAGTAGCGTGAAGGAATCCCTGCGCTATAACGTCGTGCATGAAGGCATTCATCTCGGGCAGCTTCAGCTTTTTAATAAACTCGTCGGCTGA
- a CDS encoding SMI1/KNR4 family protein, whose protein sequence is MRWTSQFSAVDKLQIIEIEETLGVVFPKDFSDILRQYPLGSSEDEVIDFGQFKEKVFAGLLNVGEPDDLITVAKSMGDALPENTVPFGTDPFGNLFCFRWMNSGEPQVVYWDHETYGRTEDIEKSIFFVAASWKEFLSKLYTPA, encoded by the coding sequence ATGAGATGGACTTCGCAGTTTAGTGCTGTGGACAAGCTACAGATTATCGAGATCGAAGAGACCCTTGGAGTTGTGTTCCCGAAGGATTTTTCGGACATCCTTCGCCAGTATCCGCTGGGGTCCTCGGAAGACGAAGTAATTGACTTCGGTCAATTCAAAGAGAAAGTATTTGCCGGTTTGCTGAATGTTGGCGAGCCAGACGATCTCATCACCGTGGCGAAGAGCATGGGTGATGCTTTGCCAGAAAACACCGTACCGTTCGGTACCGATCCGTTCGGCAATCTTTTTTGTTTCAGATGGATGAACTCAGGTGAACCTCAAGTTGTCTACTGGGACCACGAAACCTACGGTCGAACCGAAGATATAGAAAAGAGCATCTTTTTTGTTGCCGCTTCTTGGAAGGAATTCCTGTCGAAGTTGTACACGCCAGCGTGA
- a CDS encoding leucine-rich repeat domain-containing protein, whose product MKRILVLIVVVAGVIIIELMNATPADWAKVRAIEQYVYTGQLKGVTMAEIRAVKDWYALGATDAEMPRLLSMQRLEKLSLGGQNYTDAALVHLAGFKHLKELNLSTGPITDAGLKSIGQIKTLEKLDLAETKITDAGVADLVGLSRLKDLSLIDTAVTDACMTSIMQMKSLEILQLNMTGITDRGVEQLIQHQRLRKLILGGTAVTDESVGYVAQIANLDEAVFSRTKIRGKGLVRLRQAKNLRRLWLADTSVDDDDLIELLQPPMELDMLHLGHLKITGKTMEAIARCNCVKDLYVGYTKIGNDDLLKLIPATRLKSITVTKTRVTDDGYIPFHKARPDVIVTSL is encoded by the coding sequence ATGAAACGAATCCTGGTCTTGATAGTAGTGGTAGCAGGTGTAATTATAATAGAGCTTATGAACGCAACTCCGGCAGACTGGGCTAAGGTGCGAGCGATAGAGCAGTATGTGTACACCGGCCAGCTCAAGGGTGTAACGATGGCAGAGATCCGTGCCGTGAAAGATTGGTATGCGCTTGGGGCTACTGATGCGGAAATGCCGAGACTCCTTTCGATGCAGCGGCTGGAAAAGTTATCATTGGGTGGGCAGAATTACACAGATGCGGCTCTTGTTCATTTGGCTGGATTCAAGCATTTGAAAGAGCTGAATCTTTCTACCGGACCGATCACCGACGCCGGCCTGAAGAGCATTGGTCAGATCAAGACACTGGAAAAACTGGATCTTGCGGAGACAAAGATTACGGATGCAGGTGTGGCAGATCTGGTGGGGCTTTCCCGGTTGAAGGATCTATCCCTGATCGATACTGCCGTAACGGATGCCTGCATGACGAGCATCATGCAGATGAAAAGCCTTGAGATTCTTCAACTCAATATGACAGGGATAACAGACAGAGGAGTGGAACAGCTGATTCAGCACCAGCGTTTGCGAAAACTGATACTTGGTGGAACAGCCGTTACAGATGAATCGGTGGGCTATGTGGCGCAGATTGCAAATCTGGATGAGGCAGTTTTTAGTCGAACGAAAATCCGTGGAAAAGGGTTGGTAAGGCTCAGGCAGGCTAAAAATTTGAGAAGATTGTGGTTGGCTGATACATCAGTGGATGATGATGATCTAATCGAACTGCTTCAACCACCGATGGAGCTGGATATGCTTCACCTTGGGCATCTGAAGATTACAGGAAAAACAATGGAAGCGATCGCCCGCTGCAACTGTGTGAAGGATCTGTATGTAGGGTATACTAAGATCGGCAACGACGATCTCTTGAAGCTCATTCCAGCCACCCGGCTTAAAAGTATTACAGTCACAAAAACTCGTGTGACGGATGATGGCTATATTCCGTTTCATAAGGCAAGGCCTGATGTTATTGTCACTTCTTTGTAG
- a CDS encoding TRL domain-containing protein produces MIRSLAPRSFSPARILTIFLTGMIFAGLLSSCAALDNQNAYTPPAGYIYQSNTMNVMMAPGSEIGSRTGEACAESYLGLVSTGEAGVKQAAAAGAILNVKAIDFRIVRFFGIGYVKICTIAYGD; encoded by the coding sequence ATGATACGCTCGTTGGCCCCCCGTTCTTTCAGCCCTGCCCGGATTCTGACCATCTTTCTAACAGGAATGATTTTTGCCGGCCTGCTCAGTTCCTGCGCCGCCCTTGATAATCAGAACGCCTACACGCCGCCTGCCGGCTACATCTATCAGTCCAATACGATGAACGTGATGATGGCTCCGGGCTCCGAGATCGGCAGTCGCACGGGCGAGGCCTGCGCCGAAAGCTATCTGGGCCTCGTTTCAACGGGTGAGGCCGGCGTGAAGCAGGCAGCGGCCGCGGGGGCCATCCTGAACGTGAAGGCCATCGACTTCCGTATCGTCCGCTTTTTCGGCATCGGATACGTGAAGATCTGCACGATTGCCTACGGCGATTGA
- a CDS encoding acetyl-CoA carboxylase biotin carboxyl carrier protein subunit, which produces MSLKQGFDIQNQLAAGALQLNEGSARYSDEGASIEYRYEIVSRSKNGVRLRIFFEKDGIEHTETVSISRDRDQFQLRRAALTLHGRKLSGRSVTEEERHDLYSPMPGFIRKIFVAEGDEVKKGDRLAVLEAMKMEHTLTAPFAGTVERIFFSEGDRVGQDEIVVKIG; this is translated from the coding sequence ATGTCCTTGAAACAGGGCTTTGACATTCAGAATCAGCTTGCTGCCGGCGCTCTGCAACTGAACGAAGGATCGGCTCGCTATTCCGATGAAGGGGCGAGTATCGAGTATCGCTATGAGATCGTTAGCCGTTCGAAAAACGGCGTGCGCCTGCGGATCTTTTTCGAAAAGGACGGCATCGAGCACACCGAGACGGTCAGCATCAGTAGAGATCGCGATCAGTTTCAGTTGCGTCGAGCTGCGCTCACGCTTCATGGCCGCAAGCTCAGCGGCCGCTCCGTTACCGAAGAGGAGCGACACGACCTCTACTCGCCGATGCCCGGTTTTATTCGTAAGATCTTCGTAGCTGAAGGCGACGAGGTTAAGAAAGGCGATCGACTGGCCGTTCTTGAGGCGATGAAGATGGAGCATACGTTAACCGCTCCGTTTGCCGGTACGGTGGAACGCATCTTCTTCTCTGAGGGGGATCGTGTGGGCCAGGATGAGATCGTCGTGAAGATCGGCTGA
- a CDS encoding acetyl-CoA carboxylase biotin carboxylase subunit — MMRKLLIANRGEIAIRIARSAREMGIRTVAVCSETDRNALHTEHCDEVVCIGGETALESYLIADRIFEAAKKTGADAIHPGYGFLSEKAHFSRRCNDEGIVFVGPDPESIEQMGGKIESRELATSLGVPVTPGYVLPAEIDDALRLLEAEAERIGYPVLIKASAGGGGKGMRVVHDASSLEEAFDSVRNEARKAFADETVYLEKYLLQPRHIEFQILADRHGNVVALHERECSVQRRHQKIIEEAPSVLLDDDLRNRMADAAVRIAKAVNYVNAGTMEFLVDANRNFYFLEMNTRLQVEHPITEMITGLDLVKLQLQIADGRSLTELLPDGVPAIRGHAIEARLYAEDPAAGFLPSIGRIDQYVDPVGPGIRVDSGVREGDEVSVHYDPMLAKLIVYDTNRNNCIERLKRALSDYCLLGPRTNLDYLYRIAESDGFISGNYDTSLCERINPTSESVDLLSQSLFHLGAALLGGARTTSRTIGVDQRSVWSGGFRCP, encoded by the coding sequence ATGATGCGCAAGCTGCTGATTGCCAATCGCGGCGAGATTGCCATCCGCATCGCTCGTTCTGCCCGCGAGATGGGCATCCGCACCGTCGCCGTTTGCAGCGAGACGGACCGCAACGCCCTGCATACGGAGCACTGTGACGAGGTCGTCTGTATCGGCGGCGAGACTGCGCTGGAAAGTTATCTGATCGCCGATCGTATCTTTGAGGCGGCAAAGAAGACAGGCGCCGACGCCATTCATCCCGGGTATGGCTTTTTATCAGAGAAGGCCCACTTTTCGAGGCGCTGCAACGACGAGGGCATTGTCTTTGTCGGGCCCGATCCTGAAAGTATCGAGCAGATGGGAGGCAAGATCGAATCGCGGGAGCTGGCCACCTCGCTTGGCGTGCCGGTGACGCCGGGCTATGTGCTGCCGGCTGAGATTGATGATGCGCTCAGGCTGCTTGAGGCGGAGGCCGAGCGTATTGGTTATCCGGTATTGATTAAAGCAAGCGCCGGCGGCGGTGGTAAAGGCATGCGTGTCGTTCATGATGCCTCTTCTCTTGAAGAGGCCTTTGACTCGGTACGTAATGAAGCGCGTAAGGCCTTTGCCGACGAAACGGTGTATCTCGAAAAGTATCTGCTTCAGCCAAGACATATTGAGTTTCAGATCCTTGCCGATCGTCATGGTAACGTCGTCGCCCTGCATGAACGCGAATGCTCGGTGCAGCGCCGGCATCAGAAGATTATCGAAGAGGCGCCTTCGGTTTTACTGGATGACGACCTCAGAAATCGCATGGCCGATGCTGCCGTTAGAATAGCGAAGGCCGTGAATTATGTGAATGCCGGAACGATGGAGTTCCTGGTCGATGCGAATCGTAACTTCTATTTTCTTGAAATGAATACAAGGCTTCAGGTGGAACATCCGATTACCGAAATGATCACCGGCCTTGACCTTGTGAAGCTTCAGTTGCAGATCGCCGACGGCAGATCGTTAACAGAGCTGTTACCGGACGGCGTTCCCGCTATACGAGGGCATGCCATCGAGGCGCGACTCTATGCCGAGGACCCGGCGGCGGGATTCTTGCCGTCCATCGGTAGAATCGACCAGTACGTAGATCCGGTCGGTCCGGGCATCAGAGTGGATAGCGGTGTGCGCGAAGGCGATGAGGTCTCTGTGCACTATGATCCGATGCTTGCAAAGCTGATCGTCTATGATACGAACCGTAATAACTGTATCGAGCGTCTGAAGCGGGCGCTTTCGGATTACTGTCTGCTCGGGCCCCGCACGAATCTCGATTATCTGTATCGCATCGCCGAGAGCGACGGCTTTATTTCGGGTAACTATGATACGTCCCTCTGTGAACGAATCAATCCGACATCGGAGTCGGTCGATCTATTGTCGCAGTCGCTCTTTCATCTGGGAGCGGCGCTGCTTGGCGGTGCACGCACGACGTCTCGTACGATCGGCGTCGATCAGCGCAGCGTCTGGAGCGGAGGTTTTCGATGTCCTTGA
- a CDS encoding enoyl-CoA hydratase-related protein, whose translation MDYKHIILKNDEGIHTLTLNRPSLRNAFNDEMIAEITDAFERRIAGEQGRAVVIRGAGQAFCAGGDMNWMRRMKDASREENLADAKQLDRMFHAVYMCDRPVIAVVHGATVGGGTGLLGSCDIVLAFVEAKFGFTEAKIGISPAVISTYLMQKINPAQLRHFALTAELFSAADALDAGLVTRVENTLEALEERLQQILDSIFLTGPVALARTKELLRIQFEKSFDERRAAATALIAELRVSAEGLEGLSAFLDKRQASFAKVRREKERA comes from the coding sequence GTCGCTTCGCAATGCGTTCAACGACGAGATGATCGCCGAGATCACCGATGCCTTCGAGCGACGCATCGCCGGCGAACAGGGAAGAGCCGTCGTTATACGCGGCGCCGGTCAGGCCTTCTGCGCCGGCGGCGACATGAACTGGATGCGACGCATGAAGGATGCCAGTCGTGAAGAGAATCTTGCCGATGCAAAGCAGCTCGATCGCATGTTTCATGCCGTGTACATGTGCGATCGTCCCGTCATTGCCGTCGTGCATGGCGCCACCGTCGGCGGCGGAACCGGGCTTCTTGGATCCTGCGATATCGTGCTTGCCTTCGTCGAGGCGAAGTTCGGCTTCACAGAGGCGAAGATCGGAATCTCGCCGGCCGTCATATCGACCTATCTCATGCAGAAGATCAATCCGGCGCAGCTGCGACATTTTGCGTTAACCGCAGAGCTTTTCAGCGCCGCCGACGCCCTCGATGCCGGTCTTGTGACGCGCGTCGAGAATACTCTCGAAGCGCTTGAAGAGCGTCTGCAGCAGATTCTGGATTCCATCTTTCTTACCGGCCCGGTTGCCCTGGCTCGCACGAAGGAGCTTCTGCGTATTCAATTCGAGAAATCCTTCGACGAAAGGCGCGCGGCGGCTACGGCGCTCATTGCCGAACTGCGCGTCTCGGCGGAGGGACTGGAAGGGCTGTCGGCGTTTCTTGATAAACGTCAGGCCTCTTTCGCGAAAGTGAGACGGGAGAAAGAGAGAGCATGA